In Daphnia magna isolate NIES linkage group LG6, ASM2063170v1.1, whole genome shotgun sequence, the following are encoded in one genomic region:
- the LOC116924603 gene encoding peptidyl-prolyl cis-trans isomerase FKBP2 yields the protein MSPKIILLLLVCIVVVVLAKENKSKKLQIGIKKRVDNCTVKSKRGDLLHMHYTGTLEDGTEFDSSIPRGQPLTFTLGSGQVIKGWDQGLMGMCEGEKRKLVIPSELGYGASGAPPKIPGDATLIFNVELLKIERRDDL from the exons ATGTCCCCGAAAATCATCCTACTTCTTCTTGTGTGCATTGTAGTTGTGGTATTGGCTAAAGagaataaatcaaaaaaactCCAAATTGGTATCAAGAAACGCGTTGACAACTGTACCGTCAAGTCCAAGCGAGGGGATCTTCTCCACATGCATTATACG GGCACACTGGAGGATGGAACTGAATTTGACAGCAGCATTCCTAGAGGTCAACCTCTGACATTCACCCTAGGTTCTGGACAAGTGATAAAAGGATGGGATCAAGGGTTAATGGG GATGTGtgaaggagaaaaaagaaagcttGTTATTCCATCTGAATTAGGTTATGGAGCTTCTGGAGCTCCACCAAAAATTCCTGGTGATGCAACCCTAATATTTAATGTAGAACTACTGAAGATTGAAAGACGTGATGATCTGTGA
- the LOC116924602 gene encoding probable glucosamine 6-phosphate N-acetyltransferase: MSAEIPIYDPELLKRYNLGERHETLKGDESLCVRPLYMSDYNRGFLELLGELTEVGNISEEQFQEQFEFMKNSHGTYYCTVIIDTIKDRVVGASTLLMERKFIRGCALRARLEDVVVSPNYRGKQLGKCIVEILTNLGRALGAYKMTLDCKDSMTPFYESLGYAKEPGNSNTLSIRYAAASKPEPKL; this comes from the exons ATGAGTGCTGAAATCCCAATTTATGATCCAGAACTATTGAAGAGGTACAACCTGGGTGAGCGTCATGAAACCTTGAAAGGAGATGAAAGTCTTTGTGTTCGTCCACTCTACATGTCTGACTATAATAGAGGATTCCTAGAACTTTTGGGGGAACTGACTGAAGTAGGAAACATCTCTGAAGAACAGTTCCAAG aACAATTTGAATTCATGAAGAACAGTCATGGAACATACTATTGCACTGTTATAATTGACACAATCAAGGACCGTGTGGTGGGTGCCAGCACTCTGCTTATGGAACGTAAATTTATTCGTGGATGTGCTTTG AGAGCAAGGTTAGAAGATGTCGTCGTTAGCCCGAATTACCGTGGGAAACAGCTAGGAAAATG cATTGTAGAAATACTCACGAACCTTGGAAGAGCGCTTGGAGCTTACAAAATGACGCTAGATTGCAAAGATTCGATGACACCGTTTTATGAAAGCTTGGGTTACGCAAAAGAACCGGGAAACTCGAATACTTTGAGTATACGCTACGCAGCAGCGTCAAAACCGGAACCCAAATTATAA
- the LOC116924599 gene encoding acyl-coenzyme A thioesterase 9, mitochondrial isoform X1 yields MMIKLFKFLSSKSQVEMIKRGLIIPPGATEKPTKTVTDLLEDFTRSVLGPENRHGSNNMGREHLYKYLPATQAELPVRKMSDSYDTAIIPLGTDMSMREKYMTFHKTIRIGRLLEDLDIFAVTLCYRHILNPKQPSNVSISPYSIVTACVDQIDISHVPLRHDADIRLRGHVTWVGKSSLEATMEVDQIDEKTNAWNTVTNARFVMVSRDPMNKGSAIVNQLLPETEGEKALFRKGEENKERRTQMQTTSLFRKPPSEQERLIIHDQFLRTIDWKSMSFKTRIKPANSVWMADAKLKNMIICHPENRNRFNKIFGGFLMRLAVELAWANCYVYCKSLPTVVHVDDILFRKPVEIGSLLYFSSQVVYTQGHYVMVRVSAEVVQPEDGTHDLTNVFHFTLKTDGMAPEVIPRTYQEAMMFLDGRRHFMDTEHPSPAGGPLAKL; encoded by the exons ATGATgatcaa ATTGTTTAAGTTTCTATCTAGCAAGTCGCAAGTTGAAATGATTAAAAGGGGCCTGATAATACCTCCTGGAGCAACAGAGAAGCCAACAAAAACTGTCACCGATT tactGGAAGATTTTACTCGAAGTGTATTGGGTCCTGAAAACAGGCATGGATCAAATAACATGGGGCGAGAACATCTGTATAAATATTTGCCAGCAACACAAGCTGAACTTCCTGTTCGAAAGATGAGT GACAGCTACGATACTGCTATCATTCCTTTGGGGACGGACATGTCGATGCGTGAAAAATACATGACCTTTCACAAAACAATTCGGATCGGTCGTTTGCTTGAAGACCTAGACATTTTTGCAGTTACACTTTGTTATAGACACATTTTGAATCCGAAACAGCCCTCCAACGTTTCTATCAGCCCATACAGTATTGTGACAGCATGTGTGGATCAAATTGATATATCTCATGTTCCGCTTCGG cACGACGCGGATATCCGTTTGAGAGGCCATGTCACATGGGTAGGCAAGTCGTCATTGGAGGCTACGATGGAAGTTGATCAGATAGATGAAAAAACGAACGCATGGAACACGGTTACTAATGCAAGGTTCGTAATGGTTAGCCGTGATCCCATGAACAAAGGGTCAGCAATCGTAAATCAGTTGCTTCCCGAAACCGAAGGAGAAAAGGCCCTTTTTAGAAAAGGAGAAG aaaacaaagaaagaaggaCCCAAATGCAAACGACATCCTTGTTCCGGAAACCACCAAGTGAGCAAGAGAGATTGATTATCCACGATCAATTCCTCCGCACG ATCGACTGGAAAAGCATGTCCTTCAAAACTCGTATTAAACCGGCGAATTCCGTTTGGATGGCTGATGCCAAGCTCAAGAATATGATCATCTGTCATCCTGAG AATCGCAATCGGTTTAACAAAATTTTCGGAGGTTTCCTCATGCGACTCGCCGTTGAATTAGCCTGGGCAAACTGCTACGTCTATTG TAAGAGCTTGCCTACCGTGGTCCATGTTGATGACATCCTCTTCCGCAAGCCAGTCGAGATAGGCTCACTATTGTACTTCAGTTCCCAGGTGGTCTACACTCAAGGCCATTACGTGATGGTACGGGTGTCGGCCGAAGTTGTTCAACCAGAAGACGGAACACACGACCTGACCAACGTATTTCATTTTACTCTAAAGACAGACGGGATGGCACCTGAAGTTATTCCGCGAACCTATCAAg AGGCCATGATGTTCCTTGACGGACGGAGGCATTTTATGGATACTGAACATCCTTCTCCAGCCGGCGGACCGTTAGCGAAACTCTAG
- the LOC116924599 gene encoding acyl-coenzyme A thioesterase 9, mitochondrial isoform X2, translating into MIKRGLIIPPGATEKPTKTVTDLLEDFTRSVLGPENRHGSNNMGREHLYKYLPATQAELPVRKMSDSYDTAIIPLGTDMSMREKYMTFHKTIRIGRLLEDLDIFAVTLCYRHILNPKQPSNVSISPYSIVTACVDQIDISHVPLRHDADIRLRGHVTWVGKSSLEATMEVDQIDEKTNAWNTVTNARFVMVSRDPMNKGSAIVNQLLPETEGEKALFRKGEENKERRTQMQTTSLFRKPPSEQERLIIHDQFLRTIDWKSMSFKTRIKPANSVWMADAKLKNMIICHPENRNRFNKIFGGFLMRLAVELAWANCYVYCKSLPTVVHVDDILFRKPVEIGSLLYFSSQVVYTQGHYVMVRVSAEVVQPEDGTHDLTNVFHFTLKTDGMAPEVIPRTYQEAMMFLDGRRHFMDTEHPSPAGGPLAKL; encoded by the exons ATGATTAAAAGGGGCCTGATAATACCTCCTGGAGCAACAGAGAAGCCAACAAAAACTGTCACCGATT tactGGAAGATTTTACTCGAAGTGTATTGGGTCCTGAAAACAGGCATGGATCAAATAACATGGGGCGAGAACATCTGTATAAATATTTGCCAGCAACACAAGCTGAACTTCCTGTTCGAAAGATGAGT GACAGCTACGATACTGCTATCATTCCTTTGGGGACGGACATGTCGATGCGTGAAAAATACATGACCTTTCACAAAACAATTCGGATCGGTCGTTTGCTTGAAGACCTAGACATTTTTGCAGTTACACTTTGTTATAGACACATTTTGAATCCGAAACAGCCCTCCAACGTTTCTATCAGCCCATACAGTATTGTGACAGCATGTGTGGATCAAATTGATATATCTCATGTTCCGCTTCGG cACGACGCGGATATCCGTTTGAGAGGCCATGTCACATGGGTAGGCAAGTCGTCATTGGAGGCTACGATGGAAGTTGATCAGATAGATGAAAAAACGAACGCATGGAACACGGTTACTAATGCAAGGTTCGTAATGGTTAGCCGTGATCCCATGAACAAAGGGTCAGCAATCGTAAATCAGTTGCTTCCCGAAACCGAAGGAGAAAAGGCCCTTTTTAGAAAAGGAGAAG aaaacaaagaaagaaggaCCCAAATGCAAACGACATCCTTGTTCCGGAAACCACCAAGTGAGCAAGAGAGATTGATTATCCACGATCAATTCCTCCGCACG ATCGACTGGAAAAGCATGTCCTTCAAAACTCGTATTAAACCGGCGAATTCCGTTTGGATGGCTGATGCCAAGCTCAAGAATATGATCATCTGTCATCCTGAG AATCGCAATCGGTTTAACAAAATTTTCGGAGGTTTCCTCATGCGACTCGCCGTTGAATTAGCCTGGGCAAACTGCTACGTCTATTG TAAGAGCTTGCCTACCGTGGTCCATGTTGATGACATCCTCTTCCGCAAGCCAGTCGAGATAGGCTCACTATTGTACTTCAGTTCCCAGGTGGTCTACACTCAAGGCCATTACGTGATGGTACGGGTGTCGGCCGAAGTTGTTCAACCAGAAGACGGAACACACGACCTGACCAACGTATTTCATTTTACTCTAAAGACAGACGGGATGGCACCTGAAGTTATTCCGCGAACCTATCAAg AGGCCATGATGTTCCTTGACGGACGGAGGCATTTTATGGATACTGAACATCCTTCTCCAGCCGGCGGACCGTTAGCGAAACTCTAG
- the LOC123473760 gene encoding bone morphogenetic protein 2-like, producing the protein MRVLAQSSLYIDRKGKRRAFEKKTKKQNKTHQPKSLALLSVLYLSLFSSSSFFLFFSFFLLNIFGSNFLAGNSKTTSNRPATSMTGDLGERAEALEGSLLNMFGLKRRPRPGVETRQRIVVPEFLAELYRQQTGLEVDTTNLNLAGKLTQTANTVRTFPIKEFRPFAIRLDQLTGRRGHQSRRTEAVPFGGRFDGVEAEQSRRMRSDNPLANNGTSSSAPGSDLVQIAPQEKRKENRWRRKQQVLIHEIVRPARNGGEPIHRLLDSRMVDVRDEGWITFDVLPALLRWRQPKRNYGLWLETKRVNEEALSDIEHLHLRKRRRRRRSAVAPQEQEQEQQQEQEQEDDQLDLRWASQRPLLVTYSDDGRSRARSKRAAEKKHKRKGRRDNCRRQSLYVDFNDVGWNDWIVAPPGYHAYYCHGDCPFPLPDHLNTTNHAIVQTLVHSVNPGAVPRACCVPTELSSISMLYIDEYDKVVLKNYHDMVVEACGCR; encoded by the exons ATGCGGGTGCTGGCCCAGTCGTCCCTTTACATCGAC CGTAAAGGGAAGCGTAgagcttttgaaaaaaaaacaaaaaaacaaaacaaaacacatcaGCCAAAGTCCTTGGCTTTGTTGAGTGTGTTgtatctctctcttttttcttcttcttctttctttctttttttttctttctttcttctaaaTATCTTTGGGTCCAact TTTTAGCTGGAAATTCGAAAACGACGTCGAATCGTCCAGCCACGTCAATGACCG gtGATTTGGGCGAACGGGCGGAAGCGTTAGAAGGAAGTCTTTTAAATATGTTTGGATTGAAGCGGAGGCCGAGGCCGGGCGTCGAGACGCGACAGCGGATCGTCGTGCCCGAATTCTTGGCCGAATTGTACCGACAACAGACCGGCCTCGAGGTGGACACCACCAATTTAAACCTGGCCGGCAAACTGACCCAGACGGCCAACACAGTGCGCACTTTTCCCATCAAGg AATTCCGTCCTTTTGCGATTCGACTTGACCAGCTTACCGGCCGAAGAGGACATCAAAGCCGGCGAACTGAGGCTGTACCGTTCGGCGGACGGTTTGATGGCGTGGAGGCGGAGCAGAGCCGTCGGATGCGATCGGACAACCCATTGGCCAATAACGGGACGTCTTCGTCTGCGCCAGGGAGCGACCTCGTGCAGATTGCGCCGCAAGAGAAGCGCAAGGAGAACAGGTGGCGGCGGAAGCAGCAGGTGCTGATCCACGAGATCGTGCGGCCGGCGCGCAACGGCGGCGAGCCCATCCATCGGCTGCTCGACAGCCGCATGGTGGACGTGCGCGACGAAGGCTGGATCACATTCGACGTGCTGCCGGCTTTGCTGCGCTGGCGGCAGCCCAAACGCAACTACGGCCTCTGGCTGGAGACGAAGCGGGTGAACGAAGAGGCGCTGTCCGACATCGAGCACTTGCACCTGCGCAAGCGGCGCAGGAGGAGGCGATCGGCCGTGGCACCGCAAGAGCAAGAGCAAGAGCAACAGCAAGAGCAAGAGCAAGAGGACGATCAGCTGGATCTCCGGTGGGCTAGTCAGCGGCCGCTTTTAGTGACGTACTCTGACGACGGAAGGTCGCGCGCGCGCAGCAAACGCGCCGCCGAGAAGAAGCACAAGCGGAAGGGCCGGCGCGACAATTGCCGCAGGCAGTCGCTCTACGTCGACTTCAACGACGTCGGCTGGAACGACTGGATCGTGGCGCCGCCCGGCTACCACGCCTACTACTGCCACGGCGACTGCCCGTTCCCGTTGCCCGACCACCTGAACACGACCAACCACGCCATCGTGCAGACGCTGGTGCACTCGGTCAATCCAGGCGCCGTGCCGCGCGCCTGCTGCGTCCCCACCGAGCTCTCCTCCATCTCGATGCTCTACATCGACGAGTACGACAAGGTCGTGCTCAAAAACTACCACGACATGGTCGTCGAGGCTTGCGGATGCCGTTGA